Part of the Pseudarthrobacter sp. NBSH8 genome is shown below.
TCCGCTGACGAGGTCATCGATCTTGTCCAGGGCGGCCAAGGTGTTTTCGGCATCGCCGTAGGCAGGGTCTGGCGCGAAGTCGAAGGCAGCCTGGCTTCCCTGCCGAGCGAACACGCCATCGAACAGTCCTTTCCCGACGACGAACTGAGCAAGCGGCGCGCCGCCCGCACGATCGGCTGACACCACAGCCTGACACATAGCAACGAGAAGAGGCCGCCCCGACGGGTGGCCTCTTCTCGTTGTCCGCGGAACCTGTGGCTGCAGCGGGACGCTGCAGCCGGGGGAGTTACCGCTGGGTTCGGTTCCGCAGGCCGCTTCCAGTCGCCAAGAGGTTGGCAAGGAGTGCGTCGAACAGTGCAGCGGACGACTTCGCCGATTCGCCGGGCCAGTGGTGCACCGGGTGGGCCGCGCCCTGGATCTGCTGCCAGTTCGCCTGTTCGGGGATGCGCGGGCTCAACAGGAGGTCACCGAACATCGATTCCATTTCCGCGAGCCGGTAGGTGTGTTCGGAGGAGCCCGTGCGCACGCGGTTGGCCACGATGCCGGCGGGGGACAGGTTCGGCGCAAATTCCTGCTTGAACAGCTGGATGGCGCGCATGGTCCGCTCCGTTCCCGCCACCGAGAAAAGTCCGGGCTCGGCCACCAAGGCCACCTTGTCACTCGCGGACCAGGCCATCCGGGTCAGCCCGTTCAGCGACGGCGGGCAGTCTATGAGGACCAGATCGTAGCGGTCGGCGCCGGCCAGGACTGTGGAAAGCCTGCGGAGGTCGCGGCGGCCAAGGTCGGGACGGTCGTAGATGCCGGTGTAGGCCGAACCCACAGCGACGTCCAGTACGGC
Proteins encoded:
- a CDS encoding ParA family protein: MQVVSISSLKGGVGKTSVTTGLASAALAAGIPTLVVDLDPHADATTALGVLAGDQLDIGRMLKSPRRAKLADNVAGSSWTARAHTNGSGPAVLDVAVGSAYTGIYDRPDLGRRDLRRLSTVLAGADRYDLVLIDCPPSLNGLTRMAWSASDKVALVAEPGLFSVAGTERTMRAIQLFKQEFAPNLSPAGIVANRVRTGSSEHTYRLAEMESMFGDLLLSPRIPEQANWQQIQGAAHPVHHWPGESAKSSAALFDALLANLLATGSGLRNRTQR